A window of Argopecten irradians isolate NY chromosome 14, Ai_NY, whole genome shotgun sequence contains these coding sequences:
- the LOC138307553 gene encoding GPI mannosyltransferase 4-like — protein MRKCYAVLWLVRALLVLLPQTAYIHPDEFFQTVEVVAGDILGLDTYKPWEFNSTSPIRSVTLPFTVLGPPLLFFNFLTHHFPRLKTSYFILVLPRLIMVLLTLVLDLSVFYMCRWLSLNEWMGLIFVSSSYVTLTYLTRTFTNSFETVIFALLLLVLIREWKSTRSSTILNFKVLSTDIKDSKKSKKKFKPKKKIKSTFITEIPRYRPYECITSNFLPLSAFLVGMIVVAGMFNRPTFLIFSSMPIFFWILSYYNKTNKFNSIMTIVIFSGLGFLLSFVIFVFVDSVYFNPKILSTVKSDFENCQSSQKDYIICLKDTITKYVIVTPWNFIAYNTKRDNLAQHGIHPWYVHLLVNIPLLFGPMCIAMYYYLVKFITDIYKRAWRSHNLALLCSNFVPLILLSYFPHQEPRFLIPLLPIMTLITVKVVTSVNYKVFMCTWLVFNMLLTLLFGFLHQGSLTSCIQHLQNNHHSNCKTKAPSSKQCFSDKDKFIFYHTYMPPRHLFLNKNANNQIVDLQGQNWSSLNSYKPKTVKHDVYVILPGTLIHEAKQHLKFDIITRFPLHLTMEDPPDLTVVLTLYENFTGQNIYKVWTELSSQMSLFIIKIHR, from the exons ATGAGGAAGTGCTATGCTGTACTGTGGTTGGTGCGAGCTTTACTGGTGCTATTGCCACAGACAGCGTACATACACCCCGACGAATTCTTCCAAACAGTCGAAGTTGTAGCAG GTGACATCTTGGGGCTGGACACATACAAACCATGGGAATTCAACTCAACATCTCCCATACGTAGTGTAACTCTACCGTTCACCGTCCTGGGACCGCCACTTCTCTTCTTCAACTTCCTCACACACCATTTCCCGAGACTTAAAACATCCTACTTTATCCTTGTACTGCCGCGCCTAATCATGGTCCTACTAACTCTTGTTTTGGATTTGTCAGTGTTTTACATGTGTAGATGGCTCAGTCTGAATGAATGGATGGGTCTGATCTTTGTATCATCAAGCTATGTGACACTGACATATTTGACAAGGACATTCACAAACAGTTTTGAGACTGTGATTTTTGCACTTCTGTTACTGGTGTTAATAAGAGAGTGGAAATCAACTCGAAGTTCAACAATTCTCAACTTTAAAGTACTAAGTACAGATATCAAAGATagtaaaaaatcaaagaaaaaatttaAACCCAAAAAGAAGATAAAAAGtacttttataactgaaattCCTAGGTATAGACCCTATGAATGTATAACCAGTAATTTTCTTCCACTGTCCGCTTTTCTCGTAGGAATGATTGTTGTAGCGGGCATGTTTAACCGGCCGACATTCCTGATATTTTCTAGCATGCCAATCTTTTTCTGGATTCTATCTTACTACAATAAGACAAACAAATTTAATTCTATCATGACAATTGTGATATTTTCTGGTCTGGGATTCTTGTTATcgtttgttatttttgtatttgtagatTCAGTTTACTTCAATCCCAAGATACTATCAACTGTTAAAagtgattttgaaaattgtcaGTCTTCACAAAAAGACTATATCATTTGCCTGAAAGACACcattacaaaatatgttattgttactCCATGGAATTTCATAGCCTACAATACTAAACGTGATAATTTGGCGCAGCATGGCATACACCCGTGGTATGTCCATCTCCTCGTCAACATACCGTTATTGTTCGGACCAATGTGTATTGCTATGTATTATTATTTAGTTAAGTTTATCACGGACATCTACAAAAGGGCCTGGAGAAGTCACAATCTGGCATTGCTGTGTAGTAACTTTGTACCGTTGATTCTTCTTTCATATTTTCCTCACCAGGAGCCCAGATTCCTCATTCCATTACTACCGATTATGACCTTGATCACAGTTAAAGTTGTGACTTCTGTGAACTACAAAGTATTTATGTGTACATGGTTGGTTTTTAACATGTTGTTGAcattattgtttggatttttACATCAGGGAAGTTTGACTTCTTGTATTCAACATCTTCAGAATAACCATCATTCCAATTGTAAGACAAAGGCACCCTCATCAAAGCAGTGTTTTTCCGATAAGgataaatttattttctatcaTACATATATGCCTCCACGTcatttatttttgaataaaaatgcaaacaatcAAATTGTTGATTTACAAGGACAGAACTGGTCGAGTCTAAACAGTTACAAACCAAAGACAGTGAAACATGATGTGTATGTGATATTACCCGGGACATTAATCCACGAGGCCAAACAACATCtaaagtttgatatcattacTAGATTTCCTTTACATTTAACAATGGAGGACCCGCCAGATCTGACTGTGGTTCTCACTTTATATGAAAACTTTACAGGTCAGAATATTTACAAAGTATGGACAGAACTATCGTCACAAATGTcgttatttattattaaaatacataGGTAA
- the LOC138307267 gene encoding nuclear cap-binding protein subunit 2-like isoform X1 → MTTKMFIPSGSAAISSYRDQHFKGNRADQERLLMQSSTLYVGNLSFYTTEEQIHELFSKCGDVKRIIMGLDKVQKTPCGFCFLEYYLREDAANALRYVNGTRLDDRIVRTDWDAGFKEGRQYGRGKSGGQVRDEYRTDFDEGRGGYGKIVAGRIRQKPDHQKLDYM, encoded by the exons ATGACCACAAAAATGTTCATACCATCGGGCTCTGCCGCGATAAGTTCCTACAGAGACCAACACTTCAAG GGCAATCGTGCAGATCAAGAGAGACTTTTAATGCAGAGTTCTACTCTGTATGTCGGCAATTTATCTTTCTATACAACCGAGGAACAGATTCACGAACTTTTCTCTAAATGTGGTGATGTCAAGAGGATTATTATGGGACTGGACAAAGTTCAGAAAACTCCTTGTGGATTTTGCTTTTTAGA ATATTACCTTCGTGAGGATGCTGCAAACGCCTTAAGGTATGTCAACGGGACACGACTGGACGACAGGATTGTGAGAACAGACTGGGACGCAGGGTTCAAAGAGGGTCGACAGTATGGAAGGGGGAAAAGTGGAGGACAG GTACGAGACGAATATAGAACAGACTTTGATGAAGGACGAGGGGGATATGGAAAAATTGTTGCTGGTCGAATCAGACAAAAACCTGATCATCA GAAGTTGGATTATATGTGA
- the LOC138307325 gene encoding kelch-like protein 1, producing the protein MDLEAQPSVDDSSGKSTEFVCAEHGSSLLKALYMAWTNKEYCDITLKVGKDSIRTHRLVLTALSEYFKALLHMDINGKKDEAELHEVDFDSLCQILAFGYTGKIEVSMDTVASLFIASTYLQVVFVKDSCEKFLLDNIDKDNCVRVWCLADQYNAMALDKKAMQTFSRDFEYICNTEDFISMVTVKMLLRMLQMEGLVISEDGLILNPKEQEMILFRGVLQYTDKTMCSIDDTVSLLRAVRLPLLDSVLVTEHLSKYPRLFQDKAVENLMNSVKTFQENSERSQETYGNWVLPRTLKVNGYIYSPNQYGVGGQDGTHFFLRSNFGVPRPKKEAVLTSVDVHLRYWSPHSQRDPIVGGLTFRYSDNTILTGGLEADSHNCTKVESFKLQESEYITRVIIHSGWMMDSIKFETNLGKSYGPWGGDGGGERICVSPNGRVGCLHSFAGVDINSGGCSAVHRVRLGWATMEDDNEKVEMKDLYQGMRLRPHSDTEDEDIADDSDGSFFEDNTDED; encoded by the coding sequence ATGGATCTAGAAGCACAACCAAGTGTGGATGACAGCTCCGGCAAATCAACAGAATTTGTGTGTGCTGAGCATGGCAGCTCCCTACTGAAGGCGTTATATATGGCGTGGACCAACAAGGAGTACTGTGACATCACACTAAAGGTTGGTAAGGACAGTATCCGTACCCACAGGCTCGTACTCACGGCACTCTCAGAATATTTCAAAGCACTTCTTCACATGGATATCAACGGCAAAAAAGATGAAGCAGAGTTGCATGAGGTGGACTTTGATTCTTTGTGTCAAATTCTTGCATTTGGTTACACAGGAAAGATCGAGGTCTCCATGGATACTGTTGCTTCTTTGTTCATCGCTTCCACCTACCTACAGGTGGTTTTCGTGAAGGATTCGTGCGAGAAGTTTTTATTGGAcaacatagacaaagataaTTGTGTGAGAGTCTGGTGTCTCGCTGACCAGTATAATGCAATGGCACTCGATAAGAAAGCTATGCAGACATTTTCACGAGACTTTGAATATATCTGTAACACAGAGGATTTCATCTCCATGGTAACTGTAAAAATGTTGCTGAGGATGTTGCAAATGGAAGGGTTGGTGATTTCAGAAGACGGGTTGATACTGAATCCTAAAGAACAGGAGATGATCCTGTTTAGAGGCGTTCTACAGTACACTGACAAGACGATGTGTAGTATTGATGATACTGTATCGTTACTCAGGGCTGTCCGACTTCCTTTATTAGACAGTGTCCTTGTCACGGAACATCTATCAAAGTATCCAAGGCTTTTCCAAGACAAAGCTGTGGAAAATCTGATGAATAGTGTGAAGACCTTTCAAGAAAATTCTGAGCGTAGTCAGGAAACATATGGAAACTGGGTGTTACCACGGACATTAAAGGTTAATGGGTACATATATAGTCCTAACCAATATGGAGTCGGTGGTCAGGACGGGACACACTTCTTCCTCAGGAGTAATTTTGGTGTACCAAGACCAAAGAAAGAGGCTGTACTCACATCTGTGGATGTTCATTTGCGATATTGGTCTCCACATTCTCAGAGAGACCCGATTGTTGGAGGATTGACCTTCAGGTACTCGGACAACACTATCCTAACAGGTGGACTGGAGGCAGACTCACATAACTGCACCAAGGTCGAAAGCTTCAAACTACAGGAGTCGGAATACATCACCCGGGTTATCATACACAGCGGCTGGATGATGGATAGCattaaatttgagacaaatcttGGCAAGAGTTATGGCCCTTGGGGCGGAGATGGAGGAGGAGAACGAATCTGTGTTTCCCCCAATGGAAGAGTGGGTTGTCTGCACAGTTTTGCTGGTGTTGACATAAATTCTGGGGGTTGTTCAGCAGTTCACAGAGTCCGTCTCGGTTGGGCGACGATGGAAGACGACAACGAGAAGGTGGAGAtgaaggacttgtaccaaggAATGCGATTGAGACCACACTCTGATACTGAGGATGAGGATATCGCGGATGACTCTGATGGTAGTTTTTTTGAGGACAATACTGATGAAGATTGA